The Ralstonia pickettii DTP0602 genome segment GCAACATCCAAGTACATGACGGCGTGAACGAGGAACAGTTCGTGGCCATGCGCCAGGCGCGCGATGCGACGCTGGCGATGCCCACGCTGCTTCTGCCGTCGGTGCAAGTCAATATCCGAGCCGGGGAGTTGCCGCCGCCCGATGCGAATGGCGTTCGCTATCTAAAAATCCCTCTTAACGTCATCTGAGTCAGGTTAGTGACCGACCTTACCGATGAGTGGCGGATGAGAGCTGCGCCTCGATTGGCGTGGACCAGTCCGCGTTGAGGCAGGCTGTTTTCAATTGTTGTCTTGCATCAACTCTCTTCACCTGAGGAGCATTATCTTTTGGATAGGAGAAGGGACGGGCAAACGCATATGTTTGTTTGTCCTGACTTCGAATCAGTAGCCTTGAGACTGACCGTCGACTGGGGTAGAAAGGCCAATAGGAGAGGCACGATGAAGAAGGAACTCATAGGGGCAGCATTATCCGCAATCATGCTTTGCGTAACTCCTGCGCTAGCTCAACAAAGTAAGCCTGCTGCCAAGAGTGCTCCAGCGAAACAGGAGCAACCCAACGTCGCCGAGTTCGACAAGCAGGCGGCGCAGATTCAGGAAAACATGCGGAAGATGCAGGAGCAGATGGACAAGATCCGCCAAACGCAAGACCCGCAAGAGCGCCAGAAGTTGCTTCAGGAACACTGGACGGCCATGCAGAGCACGATGGGCATGATGCACGGTATGTGGGGGCCTGGGATGATGGGCGGGCACATGATGGGCGGGCACATGAGGGGCGGCCCCATGATGGGGTGGGGACAGATGGGCGGCTACTATTCGAAGCTCACTCCTGAGCAGATGAAGCAGCGGCAGTACATGACGGACCAGTACATGGGCATGCAGCAGATGATGATGAACCACATGATGATGCACCAGAACTGGATGCAGCCGCGCCAACCTTGAGGACTGCCGCCGGCGATCACCCTTGCCTTTCTGCAAAGGACTGGCCGCCAGCATCTGGCCACTGCGACAAACGGGGGCATTGTCGCTGCCCCGATTGGGTCAGAGCACTTGGCGCGACCCTGTTTCGGGTTGGCGGCGCCAGTCCGCAGGCCGAAGGCTGGCTCGCCGTGTTTGCAGGCACCCTGGTCATATCCTGCCCCTGGCAATGCTTCGGCACGGCAAGGCAATAGCCCGCGAAATTCGCTCGTGCAGGTGCCAGAGAAGAAAGCTCTCGGCCCCTGGCTTACCATTTTCGCGTTTGTGCTTCTGATGGCCGGCCGGGAGGGCGTCGAGGCGGCTACGATTGCTGCCGGTGCCGGTGCCGGTGCCGGTGCCGGTGCCGGTGCCGGTGCCGGTGCCGGTGCCGGGCATCTCGCGCTCGGTGGCGTACCTGGGCTGGCTTGCGCTGGCATCCTCGCCTAGGCTTGGAGCCGTTATGGAAAGCGGCTGAACCTATCGTTGCTTTTCCAAGTAACGGCGGTGTTCATGGTGCTATTCTCAGTACAACTTGCTATTCATGCCTTGCAAGTTTGTCGATACAGTACTGGCATGACCTGACCACCCTAGGCCCGGGCATCAATGGCAACGCTAGCGTGCTAAGCGGTCCAGACCCAGCAGTGCCGAACACGGCGGCCAGTGCGTTAAGAGGAAATTAGCCTGCTGGGTTGAGACGCGGATGCGTCTCCTCTCCCCAGTGATACAGTACAAGGCCAGACAGTCCCATCGCGATGGCGACGAACCAGAATGCACTCTCGACGCGGCCACCGAGCGCCGCAGCTGCGCCCAGGCAGAGCGCGCCGATGCCATACCCGAGGTCGCGCCAGAAGCGGTAGATGCCAATGGCGGACGCCCGCCAACTGGGGTGTGCGATGTCGGCTACCGCAGCGCTCAGATTGGGGTACAACATCGCCATGCCCAGCCCGGTCACGGCGGCCGAGGTGCTCCACCAAACCGAGCCGCTGCCTAGCGGCAGCAGGGCCACGCCAGCGCCACACACCCACATACCCCCGACATTGAGGCGCTGACGGCCTACCTTGTCCGAGAATTTACCGGTGAATAGCTGGGCGCCGCCCCAGGTAAAGCCGTAGACCCCCACTATCCAGCCAATGCCGGGCAGGCTCACTCCCTGCTGGTGTAGGTAGATGGGAAACAAGGCCCAAACCAGCGCGTCAACGAACTTCTCCACTAGCCCGGCCTGGCAGAGCGCGGCCATTCGGCGGTCGCGCCAACTCATCAGGACGAACATCTCGCTGCTCGATGGTTGCTCGCTTACGCCCGGCGGGTAGCGTGGGTGAAGCACTATCGCGGATGTGTCGGCGGTGTGGCGTTTGACCTCAGCCTGGGCCCAGGGCAGCGTCTCCATCACCACCAGCCAGGCGAGCAATGTCGCCAGCCCAATGACGGCAGCGCCGAACCACAGCAATCCTTCGCGCGGACCCAAGATGGAAGCCGCATAGCCCGTGACCACTCCTGCCACGGCGACACCCACGTAGCCAGAGAATTCGTTCAGCCCGATAACCAGGCCGCGCTGGTCGGCTCGCGTAATGTCGAGCTTGGCCGTCTGGGTCATTGACCAGGTCAGGCCCTGATTCACACCGAGCAAGGTAGTTGCCAGGACAATCCAGTTCCACGATGGCGCGAAGTAGATAAGCAGTGGAATCGGTAGCGCTACAAGCCATCCGATGAGCAGCACTCGTTTGCGGCCGATGTGCTCCGCCAGGCGACCCGCAACGAAGTTCATAGCACCCTTGACGAAGCCGAATGCCACGACGAAGGCCACCAGTAGCATGAACGACCCACGTTGCACCCCGAACTCGGTCTCGGCGAGCGCCGGTACAACGTTGCGCATCATGCCAATGGTCATGCCTACGAGCAGCACCTGCAGCAGTTGCTGCAGAATCTGG includes the following:
- a CDS encoding MFS transporter — its product is MKPLSIDFGIRANLGQILQQLLQVLLVGMTIGMMRNVVPALAETEFGVQRGSFMLLVAFVVAFGFVKGAMNFVAGRLAEHIGRKRVLLIGWLVALPIPLLIYFAPSWNWIVLATTLLGVNQGLTWSMTQTAKLDITRADQRGLVIGLNEFSGYVGVAVAGVVTGYAASILGPREGLLWFGAAVIGLATLLAWLVVMETLPWAQAEVKRHTADTSAIVLHPRYPPGVSEQPSSSEMFVLMSWRDRRMAALCQAGLVEKFVDALVWALFPIYLHQQGVSLPGIGWIVGVYGFTWGGAQLFTGKFSDKVGRQRLNVGGMWVCGAGVALLPLGSGSVWWSTSAAVTGLGMAMLYPNLSAAVADIAHPSWRASAIGIYRFWRDLGYGIGALCLGAAAALGGRVESAFWFVAIAMGLSGLVLYHWGEETHPRLNPAG